GTCGAACGCGATGGCGGTCACGCCGCCGAGCGCCTCCAGCGGGCCGCCGCCCTTGACGAGCACGCCGCTCCGTCCGGCACGCGCCACGCCCGAGAGCACGGCCGACGGTGTCGCGATCGCGAGCGCGCAGGGGGACGCCGCCACCAGGACGGCCATCGCGCGGTAGAAGCTCTCCGAGAACGGCTCCGACCAGACGTCGAGCATTCCCAGGAGCGGCGGCACGACAATCAGACCGACCACGAACGCGAGCACGGACGGCACGAAGATCTTCTCGAACCGGTCGGTGAACCGCTGCGTGGGCGAGCGCTCGGTCTCGGCCTGGGCCACCATCTGGACCACGCGCGCCAGCGTCGTCTCGCCCGCGGGCCGCGTCACGACGACATCGAGCGCGCCGGAGCCGTTGAGCGTGCCCGCGAAGACGCGGTGCTCGGGCGCGGCGCCCTCGGGGTCCGCCAGCGCGGCGTCGAGGTCGGGCGCAGGTTGCTTGTCGACCGGCACGCTCTCGCCCGTGACGGGCGCCTGGTCGACGGCGCTCGTGCCGACGGCCATGATGCCGTCGGCCGCGATCCGCTCGTCGGGGCGCACCACGACCGTGTCGCCGACGCGGAGCTCGCCGACGGGCACCTCCGTCTCGACGCCGTCACGCCGGACGCGGGCGGTCGCCGGCGCCAGCTCGCCCAGCGCCTCGATGGCGCGGCGCGCCTTGCCCATCGCGTAGCCCTCGAGCGCGTGGCCGATGGAGAACAGGAACAGCAGCAACCCACCCTCGAACCACTCGCCGAGCGCGGCGGCGCCTGCCGCGGCGACCAGCATCAGGAAGTCGATCTCGAAGCGGCCCGCCCGGATCGAATCGTAGGCTTCGCGGACGGTGAACCAGCCGCCGAAGAGGTACGCGCCCAGGAATAGCACGAACGGGACGGTCTCCGCGACGCCGGTGAACGTCGCCAGCGCCCAGCCCAGCCCAACACAGACGCCGCTCAGGATGGCGAAGATGAGCTCGGTCCGCTCACCGAAGATGCCGCCGTGGGAGTGCCCTCCGTGCGCGCCTGGGGCGTGGTCGTGCCCGCTGTGGTCGTCGTGGCCCTCGCCGGGCGCGTGGTCGTGACCGGCGTGGTCATCGCCCTCGGCTGCGGCGACCTCCGGCGGATCGTCGCCGCGAACGGTGACGCCGAGACCCGCCAGCGCGCGGCGCAGGTCGGCCTCGCTCGTCGCCTCGCGGTCGAACTCGATGCGGACCGGGCCGGTCGCGTTGGCCTCGGCCTCGACCACGCCGGGCGTCTTCTGGATGAGCTCGGTGACCGTCCGGGCGCGGCGCTGGTGCCCGAGCCCGTCGGCGGGCCAGAGCACGTGTCCGTAGCGCTCCGTGATGCGGGCGCCCGCGGCCTCGGCCGTGCGCCGCAAGCGAGGGAGCGCGACCGCGCTCGGGTCGTAGTGCAGGCAGAGCTGAGCGGGACGACCGCCCTCGGCGGGGACGACGTGGGCGCGTTCGACGCCGGAGGTGGCCGCGAGCGCGTCGGTCAAGCGCGTGACGCAGGCGTCGCGAGCGTCTGGCGCGTCGGGGAGAAGGACCGGGAGGTCGAGGCGGAGAGGGTCAGGCATCAGGAGAAGGGTCGGGAGAGAGGGGCTTGCGGGCGAGGGCGGCCTCGAACAGGCCGCCGAAGAGAGCGGGCTCGCGGTGGACGAGGACGAGCCCGGCGTGGTCCAGGAGCGGTCCGAGCTGGCGGTTGAGGTCGGTGGCGACGACGCGAGCGACGGCCCCCGCGAGGCGGCGGCGGAGCGACGGTCGCTCGCCGTCGGGGAGGAACTTGTCGAAGACGGCGACGCGGCCTCCGGGACGGAGCACGCGGGCGGTTTCTCGGATCGCGGCCTCGGGGTCGGGCACGACGGCGAGGAGGAGGTGCAGCAGGACCACGTCGACCGAGGCGTCGGGGAGATCGAGCGCGTGGGCATCCAGTTCCCGGACCTCGATGCCGGTCCCGAGGCGGGCCGCCTCGGCGCGCGCGGCGCGGACCATGCCCGGCGCCACGTCGCCGGCGATGACATCCGCCTCTGGCGGGAGGTGCGCGAAGTCGAGCCCGGTCCCGCATCCGGGGATCAGCACGCGCTCGCCGGGCTGGACCTGGGCGAGCGCGAGCGACCGGCGGCGTCCGGCGTCGAGGCGGCGGACGACGGGGTCGTAGACCGGCGCGTAAAGCGTGTACCGGAGGCGGTCCCACAAGGTCGAGTGGTCGGGCATGGCTACCGGGAGAGGGCGAGGATCCGCCGCGCGCCGTTCGCCACTACGACGAAGATGAGCGCGCCCGCGACGAGGTCTGGGATCGGAGAGGCCGTCGCCCAGACGACGAGGGCCGAGGCGATCACGAGGCCGTTGACCTTGATGTCGTTGGACGTAAAGATCCATGAGGCCTCGACGTGAGCCTCACCCGGGCTACCGCCCCGGGCGCGGCGCAGGACGAGGAGCGTCGCCACGTTCCCCACGAGCGCGAGCGCGGCCACGACGATCATGGTCGGCACGTCGGGCGGCGCCTCGGCCGTGACGAACCGGCGGACGACCTCGACGAGCCCGAAGACGGCGAGGCCCGCTTGCAAGTACCCGCTCCACCGCGCGAGCCGCTTTTTGCGGAGGACGGTCCCGCCGACCGCGAGCAGGCTCAGCGCGTAGACGAGGGCGTCGGCGAGCATGTCGAGCGAGTCGGCCACCAGGCCCATCGAGCCCGAGACGAGCCCGGCCGTGAGCTCGCCGACGAAGAACGTGGCGTTGATGGCGAGCGCGATCCAGAGCGGCCCGCGCTCCTGGGCCGGCTCCGCGCGGAGGTCGCCCGGGGCGGCCAGGCCGCTCTCGATCTCGCGGGCGCCCAGCCCCAGCCCGTCGAGCGCCACGCTGACCCTCGCCCGGTCGCCCTCGTGGACGACGTCGAGATGGCGGGCCGGGAGGTCGAAGCGGAGCGGCCCGACGCCCTCGACGTCGGCCAGCGCCATGCGGACGAGCCGCTCCTCGGCGGCGCAGTCCATCTTCTCGACGTGGTAGCGGGTCCGAGTCACGAGCGGTCTACGAGGGGATGAGGAGGGGCAGCGCTCGATACGTTTGAGCAGGCGCTCAAACTAACAGAACATTTGAGCCGACGTGCAAACGTTCGGTGTATTGGTTTCGCGGAGGGCAGCGGGATCGTCACGAGGGATCGGGAGCCTGCCCGGTGGAGAGGTAGGCGGCCCCGAGGAGGTGCTCCTCGTAGTGGACGTCCTCGGCGTGGGCCTCGACCGAGCGCCACGGCTGGATGTCCTCGTAGGCCCGGCTCACCCCGAACGGTCGGTTGACGATCTCGCCCGCGCGGATGAGCCACTCGGGCCAGCCGTCGGGGCGGCGGAGCCCGCCGACGGCGACCCGGCCGCCAGGCGTGAGGGCGTCCACGGCGCGCGCGATCACGTCGGCGTGCTCGGGGACCATCTCGATCCCGAACGTCGAGAGGACGCCGTGGACGGGCTCGGGGAACGCGAACGCCCGAACGTCGGCCTCGATGAGCTCCACGTTCTCCCACCCCGCGGCCTCGACGCGCTGACGCGCCTGGGCGAGCATCCCGGGCGAGAGGTCCACACCCACGACTCGGCCGGTGGGACCGACGGCCTCCACGAGGAGGGGGAGGTTGGCACCCGTGCCACAGCAGAGGTCGACGGCCGTGTCGCCGGGCGAAAGCTGGAGCGACTCGACGGCCCGGCGTCGGTAGCGTCCGCCCCCGACGAGCCCGTAGGCGGTGGCGGCCTGGTCGTAGACGGGTGCGAGGCGGTCGTAGAGTCGGCGGACGGCGTCGGGTCCGAGGACAGTGGGTTCGCCAGAGGCCGAGCGCCGGACGCGGCGCCAGAGGAGGGCTCCGCCAGCGGCAGCAGCCAGAACGAGAGGGGTAATGCGCTTCATCGGGGTTTCGGGCTGTGGTTTAGTGCTCGTGCTCGGAGAGTTCGCCTCGGCTGCGGAAGCTCTTGAGCGCGAACACGCCGTCCACGACGACGCGCTCGCCCGGCTCCAGGCCCGCCGTGACCTCGACGCGGTCGCCGGTCGCTTGTCCTAGCGAGATCGCGCGACGGGCGTAGGTGCGGGGCTCACCGTCCACGGGGACGTAGACGAACGCCTGGGCGCCTTCGCGCTCGACGGCCTCCGTCGGGACGGTGATCGCCGTACGCCCGGCCTCAGCGCCCTCGCCCGCCTCGACGTCGAACACGACCGTCACGAACGTCTCGGGCCGGAGTTCGGCCGTCGCGTTGGTCACGCGGAGCCGGACCGTCGCCGTGCGTGTCTCGCCCGCCACCTCGGCCCCGACGAACTGGACCACGCCCCGGTAGCGCCGCCCGCCGGGCGCCTCGACCACGGCCACGTCGCCTTGCCCGATGGCGACCGCGGCGGCCGGGTCGATGCTGGCGTCGGCGTAGACCTGGCCGGGCGCGATGACCTCGTAGAGCGGGGCGCTGGCCTGGACGAAGGCGCCGAGCTCGGCCTGGCGCTCGGACACGACGCCCGAGATGGGCGTCGCGACCGTCACGCGGCCCGTGACGCCGCCCGGCCCCGACGGAATCGAGCCGCCGTGGGCGCGGACCTCGCCCGCGAGCGCGGCGGCCTGCGCCTGGGTCGCGCTCGCGTCGGCGACGGCCTGCTCCAGGAGCGTGCCCGAGATGAGGTCCTCGGCGGCGAGCTGGCGCGAGCGGTCGAGCTGCTGGCGGGCCTGCGTCACGCGCGCCTGGGCCTGGAGGTACTCGCCCTGCAAGCGGGCCACCTCGGGGCTCTCGATGGCGGCGACGGCGGCGCCCCGGCGGACGGCCTGGCCTTCGGCCGCGAGGAGCTGCACGACGCGGCCGTCCACGAGCGCGCCGACCTGGGCACGGCCGGTCTCGGTCGGCACGATGCGCGCGGGCACGCGGAGCTCGGCCGCCAGCGGCGACGCCTGGACCACGGCGGTCTCGATCTCGACGGCCGCGGCCTGCGCTTCGGTGAGCGTGATCTCGTCGCCGTGGTCGTCGGCCTCGCCAGAGGCTTCGTCGTCGGAGTGGGCGCCTGGCGCCTCACCGGCGTGGTCGTCGATGGCCTCGGTGTCGGAGCCGCACCCCGCGAGGGGGACGGCGAGAAGGAGAGCGAGCAGAAAGAGTCGGTTCATCGGAGTCGGGGTCAGAGGTCTGGGTCGCCAGAGGCCTCGGGAGGATCTAGAAAGAGGGGTCGAGGAGCGCGTCGATCTCGGTCCGCAGACGGGCGGCGTCGAGGCGGACGTCGAGCGCGTCGGCGCGCGTCTGGAGCAGCGCCGTCTGCGCTTGCAGCACTTCGAGGTAGGTGGCCGCGCCCTCGCGGCGGAGCCGGATGGAGATGGCGTAGGCGCGCTCGGCCTGGGGCACCAGGCGCTCGTCGTAGAGCCGGACCTGCTCGGCGTCAGCGCGGAGCCTGGCGACGCGGGTGCGGAGGTCGACCGCCAGCCCGACGAGGAGCCGGTCGCGCTCGAAGCGGGCGACCTCGACGGCCGCGGCGGCGGCCCGGTCGGGCGCGTCGTTCGCACGCCGCGCCAGAGGCACGGACACGCCGACACGTCCCCCGAGAA
The sequence above is a segment of the Rubricoccus marinus genome. Coding sequences within it:
- a CDS encoding class I SAM-dependent methyltransferase — translated: MKRITPLVLAAAAGGALLWRRVRRSASGEPTVLGPDAVRRLYDRLAPVYDQAATAYGLVGGGRYRRRAVESLQLSPGDTAVDLCCGTGANLPLLVEAVGPTGRVVGVDLSPGMLAQARQRVEAAGWENVELIEADVRAFAFPEPVHGVLSTFGIEMVPEHADVIARAVDALTPGGRVAVGGLRRPDGWPEWLIRAGEIVNRPFGVSRAYEDIQPWRSVEAHAEDVHYEEHLLGAAYLSTGQAPDPS
- a CDS encoding efflux RND transporter periplasmic adaptor subunit; translated protein: MNRLFLLALLLAVPLAGCGSDTEAIDDHAGEAPGAHSDDEASGEADDHGDEITLTEAQAAAVEIETAVVQASPLAAELRVPARIVPTETGRAQVGALVDGRVVQLLAAEGQAVRRGAAVAAIESPEVARLQGEYLQAQARVTQARQQLDRSRQLAAEDLISGTLLEQAVADASATQAQAAALAGEVRAHGGSIPSGPGGVTGRVTVATPISGVVSERQAELGAFVQASAPLYEVIAPGQVYADASIDPAAAVAIGQGDVAVVEAPGGRRYRGVVQFVGAEVAGETRTATVRLRVTNATAELRPETFVTVVFDVEAGEGAEAGRTAITVPTEAVEREGAQAFVYVPVDGEPRTYARRAISLGQATGDRVEVTAGLEPGERVVVDGVFALKSFRSRGELSEHEH
- a CDS encoding methyltransferase domain-containing protein, whose protein sequence is MPDHSTLWDRLRYTLYAPVYDPVVRRLDAGRRRSLALAQVQPGERVLIPGCGTGLDFAHLPPEADVIAGDVAPGMVRAARAEAARLGTGIEVRELDAHALDLPDASVDVVLLHLLLAVVPDPEAAIRETARVLRPGGRVAVFDKFLPDGERPSLRRRLAGAVARVVATDLNRQLGPLLDHAGLVLVHREPALFGGLFEAALARKPLSPDPSPDA
- a CDS encoding heavy metal translocating P-type ATPase, translating into MPDPLRLDLPVLLPDAPDARDACVTRLTDALAATSGVERAHVVPAEGGRPAQLCLHYDPSAVALPRLRRTAEAAGARITERYGHVLWPADGLGHQRRARTVTELIQKTPGVVEAEANATGPVRIEFDREATSEADLRRALAGLGVTVRGDDPPEVAAAEGDDHAGHDHAPGEGHDDHSGHDHAPGAHGGHSHGGIFGERTELIFAILSGVCVGLGWALATFTGVAETVPFVLFLGAYLFGGWFTVREAYDSIRAGRFEIDFLMLVAAAGAAALGEWFEGGLLLFLFSIGHALEGYAMGKARRAIEALGELAPATARVRRDGVETEVPVGELRVGDTVVVRPDERIAADGIMAVGTSAVDQAPVTGESVPVDKQPAPDLDAALADPEGAAPEHRVFAGTLNGSGALDVVVTRPAGETTLARVVQMVAQAETERSPTQRFTDRFEKIFVPSVLAFVVGLIVVPPLLGMLDVWSEPFSESFYRAMAVLVAASPCALAIATPSAVLSGVARAGRSGVLVKGGGPLEALGGVTAIAFDKTGTLTEGEPRVTDVVPASGATDAELIEAVVAVERLSEHPLARAVVRDLADRATGAAKAEDLQSVTGHGIRATLAGEAVAVGKPDLFTLDGGTAAPPALLERDRVLKADGRSTMLVQRGGRFLGVVGLMDTPREAAKGVIRQLHALGIETTIMISGDAQVVAESVGRAVGIDESRGDLLPDDKVEAIKALRQQGEVAMVGDGVNDAPAMANATVGIAMGAAGSDVALETADVALMADDLSKLPFAVGLSRKTRGIIRQNLWMSLGMVAFLVPATLFGLGIGPAVALHEGSTLIVVFNALRLLAYKEPGGLAASPSNSPSS
- a CDS encoding cation transporter, with protein sequence MTRTRYHVEKMDCAAEERLVRMALADVEGVGPLRFDLPARHLDVVHEGDRARVSVALDGLGLGAREIESGLAAPGDLRAEPAQERGPLWIALAINATFFVGELTAGLVSGSMGLVADSLDMLADALVYALSLLAVGGTVLRKKRLARWSGYLQAGLAVFGLVEVVRRFVTAEAPPDVPTMIVVAALALVGNVATLLVLRRARGGSPGEAHVEASWIFTSNDIKVNGLVIASALVVWATASPIPDLVAGALIFVVVANGARRILALSR